The following are encoded in a window of Kaistia algarum genomic DNA:
- a CDS encoding sugar ABC transporter substrate-binding protein, whose product MLKKLLLAGAIVALSAVPVLADETIGLITKTETNPFFVKMREGAQAKAKELGITLITAAGKYDGDNDGQVAAIENLIAAGAKGFAIVPSDSKAIVPTIKKARDAGLMVIVLDTPLDPMDAATATFATDNRKAGMLIGQWAKGTLGDKAKDAKIVLLDLATNQPTVDYLRDQGFMAGFGIDVMDPNKIGDETDARICDHEISQGDQEKGRTAMENALQKCPDVNVVYTINEPAAAGAWEALKAVGKDDGSVMIVSVDGGCPGVKNVEAGVIGATSQQYPLKMAAMALEAIHSGKIPEIDPKMGFLDTGAQLVTSKPVDGVTSISVEEGLKLCWG is encoded by the coding sequence ATGCTGAAGAAACTGTTGCTCGCCGGCGCCATTGTCGCGTTGTCGGCCGTGCCGGTGCTGGCCGACGAGACTATCGGCCTCATCACCAAGACCGAGACCAACCCCTTCTTCGTCAAGATGCGAGAAGGCGCGCAGGCGAAGGCCAAGGAGCTCGGCATTACGCTGATCACCGCCGCCGGCAAGTATGACGGCGACAATGACGGCCAGGTGGCCGCGATCGAGAACCTCATCGCCGCCGGCGCCAAGGGCTTCGCGATCGTCCCGTCTGACTCGAAGGCGATCGTGCCGACGATCAAGAAGGCGCGCGACGCCGGCCTGATGGTCATCGTGCTCGACACGCCGCTCGATCCGATGGATGCCGCGACGGCGACGTTTGCGACCGACAACCGCAAGGCCGGCATGCTGATCGGCCAGTGGGCCAAGGGCACGCTGGGCGACAAGGCCAAGGACGCCAAGATCGTTCTGCTCGACCTCGCCACCAACCAGCCGACCGTCGACTACCTGCGCGACCAGGGCTTCATGGCCGGCTTCGGCATCGACGTCATGGACCCGAACAAGATCGGCGACGAGACCGATGCGCGCATCTGCGACCATGAAATCTCCCAGGGCGACCAGGAGAAGGGCCGCACGGCGATGGAGAACGCGCTGCAGAAGTGCCCGGACGTGAACGTCGTCTACACGATCAACGAACCGGCCGCGGCCGGCGCGTGGGAAGCGCTGAAGGCGGTCGGCAAGGATGACGGCAGCGTCATGATCGTGTCGGTCGATGGCGGTTGCCCGGGCGTCAAGAACGTCGAGGCCGGCGTGATCGGCGCCACCAGCCAGCAATACCCGCTGAAGATGGCGGCGATGGCCCTTGAGGCGATCCATTCCGGCAAGATCCCGGAAATCGATCCGAAGATGGGCTTCCTCGACACCGGCGCCCAGCTTGTCACCTCGAAGCCCGTGGACGGCGTGACGTCGATCTCCGTCGAAGAGGGCCTGAAGCTCTGCTGGGGCTGA
- a CDS encoding ROK family transcriptional regulator translates to MESVGLGRGSNSAQLRRYNERLVLQRLRRAGEASKADLARAADLTNTAIGAIIQKLEDQSLIVSVGKRHDGGRGQPATMLRLNPKGAYGIGVRLDRRSIETILIDFAGHPIARRAYDIVLPRPEEALAMVERDIRELLSLLDRPARERFAGVGLALPYNLGSWLGRLDLPPDTFGLWDHVDFGAWLQEATGLPVFSENDGNAAAIAELFYGVGRRMDDFLYLFLGPAIGGGVVTGGDYLRGSHGNAGDVAVIPVGPSRLASAPKPPQGGELLITRASLNALARHLLAAGVPVVSPLDAEAAFVAQHPAVGEWLDDAVDALTPAIWTAMALLDVPVVVLDADIDAGLVDALIGRLAASLAAHAPEARRPPRLVHGSFGRDAGAIGAASLPMFYSFSPRASILMRSNDERGLRETVPG, encoded by the coding sequence TTGGAGAGCGTCGGCCTCGGCCGCGGTAGCAATTCCGCGCAGCTTCGCCGCTACAATGAACGCCTGGTCCTGCAGCGGCTGCGCCGGGCGGGCGAGGCGTCGAAGGCCGATCTTGCCCGCGCCGCCGACCTGACCAACACCGCCATAGGCGCGATCATCCAGAAGCTCGAGGACCAGAGCCTGATCGTTTCGGTCGGCAAGCGCCATGATGGCGGCCGAGGCCAGCCGGCAACCATGCTGCGCCTCAACCCGAAGGGCGCTTACGGTATCGGCGTCCGTCTCGACCGCCGCTCGATCGAGACGATCCTGATCGATTTCGCCGGCCATCCGATCGCCCGGCGCGCCTATGACATCGTCCTGCCGCGGCCGGAAGAGGCGCTCGCCATGGTCGAGCGCGACATACGTGAATTGCTTTCACTGCTCGATCGCCCGGCACGCGAGCGCTTCGCGGGTGTCGGCCTGGCGCTGCCCTATAATCTCGGCTCCTGGCTCGGCCGGCTCGATTTGCCGCCGGACACGTTCGGTCTCTGGGATCACGTCGATTTCGGTGCCTGGCTGCAGGAGGCGACCGGCCTGCCGGTGTTCAGCGAGAATGATGGCAACGCCGCCGCGATCGCGGAGCTGTTCTACGGCGTCGGCCGGCGCATGGACGATTTCCTCTATCTGTTCCTCGGCCCCGCGATCGGCGGCGGCGTGGTCACGGGTGGTGATTATCTGCGTGGCAGCCATGGCAATGCCGGCGACGTCGCCGTGATTCCAGTCGGCCCCAGCCGGCTGGCCTCGGCGCCCAAGCCGCCCCAGGGCGGCGAATTGCTCATCACCCGCGCCTCGCTGAATGCGCTCGCCCGGCACCTGCTGGCGGCGGGTGTGCCGGTCGTCTCCCCACTGGATGCCGAGGCGGCGTTCGTGGCGCAGCACCCGGCCGTCGGCGAATGGCTCGACGATGCGGTCGATGCCCTGACGCCGGCCATCTGGACGGCGATGGCGCTGCTCGACGTTCCGGTCGTGGTGCTGGACGCCGACATCGATGCCGGCCTTGTCGATGCGCTGATCGGCCGGCTCGCCGCGTCGCTGGCGGCACACGCCCCGGAAGCGCGCCGCCCGCCGCGCCTGGTGCATGGCTCGTTCGGCCGCGATGCCGGCGCGATCGGCGCCGCGAGTCTGCCGATGTTCTATTCTTTCTCACCCCGCGCCTCGATCCTGATGCGATCGAATGACGAGCGGGGTCTGCGCGAGACCGTCCCCGGCTGA